Proteins from a single region of Pyrus communis chromosome 6, drPyrComm1.1, whole genome shotgun sequence:
- the LOC137737904 gene encoding uncharacterized protein isoform X1, whose protein sequence is MDQKSPREKDFEVDLESGVVVSEEDSSDTPVSCAKKPAKTLIAKVCGGLLDGTVKVEDRIGLCGNGSNSNVVCPDNLKVATNKVLEGNECMDHVEKTRVKDKRKKTSNKKPPKPPRPPRGPSLDAADQKLIKELSEIAMWKRARIERMKALKKMKAAKASSNSGTFAMLFTILFCLVLIFQGISSRRSSPVNIKGPPLSAGRTDGNLISVQYYPNLSSKGPGSASPNIVEQVAGLDPPEKLKRWAG, encoded by the exons ATGGATCAAAAGAGTCCGAGGGAAAAGGACTTTGAAGTTGATCTTGAAAGTGGGGTGGTAGTTAGTGAAGAGGATTCAAGCGATACCCCTGTTTCGTGTGCTAAGAAACCGGCAAAGACATTGATTGCTAAGGTTTGTGGCGGTCTGTTGGATGGAACGGTTAAAGTTGAAGATAGAATTGGTTTGTGTGGCAATGGGTCCAACTCCAATGTAGTGTGCCCCGATAACTTGAAGGTGGCAACAAACAAGGTGCTGGAGGGGAATGAGTGCATGGATCATGTAGAGAAGACACGGGTGAAGGACAAGCGGAAGAAGACGAGCAATAAAAAGCCTCCTAAACCTCCCAGACCTCCACGAGGCCCATCATTGGATGCGGCAGACCAGAAGTTAATCAAGGAACTCTCTGAGATTGCCATGTGGAAACGTGCAAGGATTGAGCGAATGAAAGCgttgaagaagatgaaagcTGCTAAGGCATCTTCCAATAGCGGCACATTTGCCATGCTGTTCACCATTCTCTTCTGTCTTGTGCTAATCTTTCAAG GAATTTCGTCTAGAAGAAGCTCACCTGTAAACATTAAGGGACCTCCATTGTCTGCTGGACGAACAGACGGCAATTTAATCTCAGTTCAGTACTATCCAAATCTGTCATCAAAGGGACCTGGTTCTGCATCCCCCAA TATCGTAGAGCAGGTTGCTGGTTTGGATCCGCCGGAGAAGCTGAAAAGATGGGCAGGGTGA
- the LOC137737904 gene encoding uncharacterized protein isoform X2, producing MDQKSPREKDFEVDLESGVVVSEEDSSDTPVSCAKKPAKTLIAKVCGGLLDGTVKVEDRIGLCGNGSNSNVVCPDNLKVATNKVLEGNECMDHVEKTRVKDKRKKTSNKKPPKPPRPPRGPSLDAADQKLIKELSEIAMWKRARIERMKALKKMKAAKASSNSGTFAMLFTILFCLVLIFQGISSRRSSPVNIKGPPLSAGRTDGNLISVQYYPNLSSKGPGSASPKLLVWIRRRS from the exons ATGGATCAAAAGAGTCCGAGGGAAAAGGACTTTGAAGTTGATCTTGAAAGTGGGGTGGTAGTTAGTGAAGAGGATTCAAGCGATACCCCTGTTTCGTGTGCTAAGAAACCGGCAAAGACATTGATTGCTAAGGTTTGTGGCGGTCTGTTGGATGGAACGGTTAAAGTTGAAGATAGAATTGGTTTGTGTGGCAATGGGTCCAACTCCAATGTAGTGTGCCCCGATAACTTGAAGGTGGCAACAAACAAGGTGCTGGAGGGGAATGAGTGCATGGATCATGTAGAGAAGACACGGGTGAAGGACAAGCGGAAGAAGACGAGCAATAAAAAGCCTCCTAAACCTCCCAGACCTCCACGAGGCCCATCATTGGATGCGGCAGACCAGAAGTTAATCAAGGAACTCTCTGAGATTGCCATGTGGAAACGTGCAAGGATTGAGCGAATGAAAGCgttgaagaagatgaaagcTGCTAAGGCATCTTCCAATAGCGGCACATTTGCCATGCTGTTCACCATTCTCTTCTGTCTTGTGCTAATCTTTCAAG GAATTTCGTCTAGAAGAAGCTCACCTGTAAACATTAAGGGACCTCCATTGTCTGCTGGACGAACAGACGGCAATTTAATCTCAGTTCAGTACTATCCAAATCTGTCATCAAAGGGACCTGGTTCTGCATCCCCCAA GTTGCTGGTTTGGATCCGCCGGAGAAGCTGA
- the LOC137736210 gene encoding cell wall / vacuolar inhibitor of fructosidase 1-like: protein MKKSLISLTPIFLVQIILLPIIHGRIIFPMNAALVDQTCKQTPNFDLCETLLRSDPRSLNAEDAKGLASIMVDIVQAKATKSMDKINGLLKSPGENQALFTSCIDNYNTIIDDDIPQASEAFSNDDNITAEDRLKDVTFEVDLCDKQFSGPSNPLKDVNKDVHDAASIAAAIADKLP, encoded by the coding sequence ATGAAGAAATCTTTGATATCTCTAACCCCAATCTTTCTTGTTCAAATTATCCTTCTTCCAATAATCCATGGCAGGATCATCTTCCCGATGAATGCTGCCCTCGTTGACCAAACATGCAAGCAAACACCAAACTTCGATCTCTGCGAGACTCTTCTCCGATCCGACCCTCGGAGTCTCAACGCCGAAGATGCCAAAGGGCTAGCCTCCATTATGGTCGACATAGTTCAGGCCAAGGCAACCAAAAGCATGGACAAAATCAACGGTCTGCTTAAGAGCCCCGGAGAAAACCAGGCCTTGTTCACCTCATGCATTGACAATTACAACACTATCATAGATGATGATATTCCTCAAGCCTCCGAAGCTTTCAGTAATGATGATAATATTACTGCAGAAGACCGGTTGAAGGACGTTACGTTTGAGGTTGACTTGTGTGACAAGCAATTTTCAGGGCCCTCTAACCCTCTCAAAGATGTCAATAAAGATGTTCATGATGCTGCAAGTATAGCTGCAGCAATTGCAGATAAGTTGCCGTGA